The following are encoded in a window of Natranaeroarchaeum aerophilus genomic DNA:
- a CDS encoding class I SAM-dependent methyltransferase, with protein sequence MDAHCVRVPRERGEETRRTLAEADLVAEDVEIVAEDGAIYIPVVEPEGVPAEYDLVVRDLPERSLPEMPADILGYEPSYERLGDVVILDEDDPERAREIADAVDESALPVETVLDRASKIKGEQRIRDWTVLVGESTETVHREYGCEFALDLDAVYFSPRLATERHRVVEQIAPDEQVFDMFAGVGPFAIPAAARGATVVGTDINERAIEYFRENARRNSVEERVTAIAGDVREVAAEYENWADRIVMNLPHSADEFLDTAVELAGEDCVIHYYDIQHEDDPYGPGERAIRAAAEPAYDVTVGHTQRVRSYAPHELNVCLDVRLTRA encoded by the coding sequence ATGGATGCCCACTGCGTGCGGGTCCCCCGAGAGCGCGGCGAGGAGACGCGTCGCACGCTCGCCGAGGCTGATCTGGTCGCCGAGGACGTCGAAATCGTCGCCGAGGACGGTGCGATATACATCCCGGTCGTCGAGCCCGAGGGAGTCCCCGCGGAGTACGACCTCGTTGTGCGCGATCTCCCCGAGCGATCGCTCCCGGAGATGCCCGCCGACATACTGGGCTACGAACCGAGCTACGAACGGCTCGGCGACGTCGTGATTCTCGACGAGGACGACCCGGAGCGCGCCCGCGAGATCGCCGACGCCGTCGACGAGTCCGCCCTCCCCGTGGAGACGGTGCTCGACCGTGCCTCGAAGATCAAGGGCGAACAGCGCATCCGCGACTGGACGGTGCTGGTCGGCGAGAGTACGGAGACGGTCCACCGCGAGTACGGCTGTGAGTTCGCGCTCGATCTCGACGCGGTCTACTTTTCACCGCGACTCGCCACCGAGCGCCATCGCGTCGTCGAGCAAATCGCCCCCGACGAGCAGGTCTTCGACATGTTCGCGGGCGTCGGCCCCTTCGCGATCCCCGCGGCGGCCCGCGGTGCGACGGTTGTCGGTACGGACATCAACGAGCGCGCGATCGAGTACTTCCGCGAGAACGCCCGCAGAAATAGCGTCGAGGAGCGCGTGACGGCGATTGCGGGTGACGTCCGCGAGGTCGCCGCGGAGTACGAGAACTGGGCCGATCGTATCGTGATGAATCTCCCCCACAGTGCGGACGAGTTCCTCGATACTGCGGTCGAACTCGCTGGGGAGGACTGCGTGATCCACTATTACGACATTCAACACGAGGACGACCCGTACGGGCCCGGCGAGCGGGCGATCCGTGCGGCCGCAGAACCGGCGTACGACGTCACGGTCGGGCACACCCAGAGGGTCCGATCCTACGCGCCCCACGAGCTCAACGTCTGTCTCGACGTCCGACTGACCCGGGCGTAA
- a CDS encoding PadR family transcriptional regulator — MYDLTGFQRDLLYVIAGKDEPHGLAVKDELEQYYESEIHHGRLYPNLDTLVDKGLVEKGERDRRTNTYSITRRGQREIDAREEWEARYTEE; from the coding sequence ATGTACGATCTAACAGGATTCCAACGTGATCTACTGTACGTCATCGCCGGGAAAGACGAGCCCCACGGCCTCGCAGTCAAAGACGAATTGGAGCAGTACTACGAGTCGGAGATCCACCACGGTCGACTCTACCCCAACCTCGACACGCTCGTCGACAAGGGCCTCGTCGAGAAAGGCGAACGCGACCGACGGACGAACACCTACTCGATCACGCGCCGTGGCCAGCGCGAAATCGATGCTCGAGAGGAATGGGAAGCCCGCTACACCGAGGAGTGA
- a CDS encoding amphi-Trp domain-containing protein, which translates to MPEEVLFETERKQSRAEIADTLRAVADKLDAGESITLSAGNQSVDMDPPANPTFEIKAEREGTESNEELSIEFELEWKPGESDDGPVSIE; encoded by the coding sequence ATGCCTGAAGAAGTGTTATTCGAGACCGAACGCAAGCAGAGCCGTGCCGAGATCGCCGACACCCTCCGCGCTGTCGCGGACAAACTGGACGCCGGCGAATCGATCACTCTCTCGGCGGGCAACCAGTCCGTCGATATGGACCCGCCAGCCAATCCGACCTTCGAGATCAAAGCCGAGCGTGAGGGTACCGAGTCAAACGAGGAGCTGAGCATCGAGTTCGAGCTCGAGTGGAAACCCGGCGAGAGCGACGACGGCCCCGTCAGCATCGAGTGA
- a CDS encoding ABC transporter ATP-binding protein produces the protein MTALLSADDVSKSYGDLVALDGVSLSVREGEVFALIGPNGAGKTTLVRALTGTVEPTAGTVTVFGESPADIDARRLGVLPQSFSPPDRLTARELLTYYAGLYDDPLDPEEVLATVGLRDAGDTWYENLSGGQQRRVCLGSALVNDPDLLFLDEPTTGIDPAGRRTVAERVETLAAGGTTVLLTTHDMAEAEALADRVGLLADGELVAVGTPDELLAEYGGESRLEIDLDAEAETVASMLAESGFDATTTHRGVAVHGIAPTEIGRVVDVLDAEGLSYTALTWREPTLEDVYMTLAGDEEGGIARDDVRSRGAPAVGGDV, from the coding sequence ATGACCGCACTGCTGTCGGCCGACGACGTCTCGAAGTCCTATGGGGATCTCGTGGCACTCGACGGCGTTTCGCTGTCGGTCCGTGAGGGCGAGGTGTTCGCGTTGATCGGCCCGAACGGCGCGGGCAAGACCACCCTCGTCCGGGCGCTCACGGGGACGGTCGAACCCACCGCCGGAACGGTAACCGTCTTCGGCGAGTCGCCCGCAGACATCGATGCGAGACGCCTCGGCGTCCTGCCACAGAGCTTCTCCCCGCCCGACCGGCTCACTGCGCGCGAACTTCTCACCTACTACGCCGGACTGTACGACGACCCGCTCGACCCCGAGGAGGTGCTGGCGACGGTCGGCCTGCGCGACGCCGGCGACACCTGGTACGAGAACCTCTCTGGGGGGCAACAACGCCGAGTCTGTCTGGGGAGCGCGCTCGTCAACGATCCCGACCTGCTCTTTCTGGACGAGCCGACGACCGGAATCGACCCTGCGGGTCGCCGCACCGTCGCCGAGCGGGTCGAGACGCTCGCCGCGGGCGGGACGACCGTCCTGTTGACGACCCACGACATGGCCGAAGCCGAAGCGCTCGCCGACAGAGTTGGACTGCTCGCCGATGGTGAACTCGTTGCGGTCGGGACTCCCGACGAACTGCTCGCCGAATACGGCGGTGAGAGCCGACTCGAGATCGATCTCGACGCCGAAGCGGAGACTGTCGCGTCGATGCTCGCGGAGAGCGGGTTCGACGCCACGACGACCCATCGTGGCGTCGCCGTCCACGGGATCGCGCCCACCGAGATCGGGAGAGTCGTGGACGTGCTGGACGCCGAGGGGCTTTCCTACACCGCCCTGACGTGGCGCGAACCGACCCTCGAAGATGTCTACATGACCCTCGCGGGTGACGAAGAAGGTGGAATAGCGCGAGATGACGTTCGGTCACGGGGAGCACCAGCCGTGGGAGGTGACGTGTGA
- a CDS encoding transcriptional regulator, protein MSRSALVGNVAAMLEDAGFAVSDRCATRPRSFDVAARRGDELVLLKVLGNVDAFDAETGEEMRRIGAYLDATPLVIGLRTRDEELKPEVVYFRHGVPVLSPDTAMDLFVEGVPPLIYAAPGGLYVSIDGDILADKREERGWSLGQLASELGVSRRTVSKYEDGMNASIEVAMQLEELFDSGLTSDVDVLDGAEDVRDADPTPDAPDADPDDERIVTVMTRAGYEVHPTLRAPFKAVSEEEDDADPVEGTVLTGHSEYTRTAEKRARIMGSVGRVVGTRSVYFVDSAKQTSIEGTALIEREEAEAIDDPDEFRDLIRERGEYEEEPA, encoded by the coding sequence ATGTCACGGTCTGCGCTCGTCGGCAACGTCGCGGCGATGCTCGAAGACGCAGGCTTCGCAGTGAGTGACCGCTGTGCAACACGCCCGCGAAGTTTCGATGTCGCGGCCCGCCGTGGCGACGAACTCGTGCTGTTGAAAGTGCTCGGTAACGTCGACGCCTTCGACGCCGAAACGGGCGAGGAGATGCGCCGCATCGGCGCGTATCTGGATGCCACGCCACTGGTAATCGGGCTCCGAACCAGAGACGAGGAGCTGAAACCCGAGGTCGTCTACTTCCGCCACGGGGTTCCCGTGCTGAGCCCCGACACCGCGATGGATCTATTTGTCGAGGGCGTCCCACCGCTGATCTACGCCGCGCCGGGCGGCCTGTACGTCAGCATCGACGGCGACATCCTCGCGGACAAACGCGAGGAGCGCGGCTGGAGTCTCGGCCAGCTCGCAAGCGAACTCGGCGTCTCCAGACGAACCGTCTCGAAGTACGAGGACGGAATGAACGCGAGCATCGAGGTCGCGATGCAGCTCGAAGAGCTCTTTGACTCCGGCCTGACAAGCGACGTCGACGTGCTCGATGGGGCCGAGGACGTACGGGACGCCGACCCGACCCCCGACGCGCCCGATGCCGACCCCGACGACGAGCGGATCGTCACGGTGATGACCCGCGCTGGCTACGAGGTCCATCCTACCCTGCGCGCGCCGTTCAAAGCCGTTAGCGAGGAAGAAGACGACGCCGATCCTGTCGAGGGGACGGTGCTGACGGGCCACTCGGAGTACACCCGGACCGCCGAGAAACGCGCCCGGATCATGGGATCGGTCGGGCGCGTCGTCGGCACGCGGTCGGTCTACTTCGTCGATAGCGCCAAACAGACCTCGATCGAGGGGACTGCGCTGATCGAACGCGAGGAAGCAGAAGCGATCGACGATCCCGACGAGTTCCGCGATCTCATCCGCGAGCGCGGCGAGTACGAAGAAGAACCTGCCTAA
- the purD gene encoding phosphoribosylamine--glycine ligase, with product MSETVLLVGGGGREHAIARALENSDATLYACAGNRNPGINEIAAGFESLETTDAEAVVEYAESVDATLAVVGPEAPLAAGVADALDEAGVYAFGPQAEEARIETDKSFQREFMAEHDVPGCPDFEVFEDGEAACEYIDEYDGDLVIKPAGLTGGKGVKVIGDQVTAEEGKAYIRDSEYDRIVLEERLVGEEFTIQGFVANGSLRITPAVQDHKRAYEGDEGPNTGGMGSYSDSSFQLPFMTKADSAEALDIMRSVVDALAGYKGVLYGQFMLTAEGVKVVEFNARFGDPEAMNTLPVLETDFLDVLTAARNGKALPELAFDAQATVCKYAVPDGYPTDPDAGALVTIDEDSAGDALLYYASVDAREDGIYTTTSRSYAVVGVADTISEAEEMAEDALERAGTEGLRVRHDIGKEDLVQQRIDHMDELRSE from the coding sequence ATGTCAGAAACCGTGCTGCTGGTCGGCGGTGGGGGTCGCGAACACGCTATCGCCCGCGCGCTCGAAAACAGTGACGCGACCCTGTACGCCTGTGCGGGGAACCGAAATCCCGGGATCAACGAGATCGCCGCCGGGTTCGAATCACTGGAGACGACCGACGCCGAGGCCGTCGTCGAGTACGCCGAGTCCGTCGACGCGACGCTTGCCGTCGTCGGCCCGGAAGCACCGCTGGCCGCGGGCGTCGCCGACGCGCTGGACGAGGCCGGTGTCTACGCCTTCGGCCCACAGGCCGAGGAGGCACGCATCGAGACGGACAAGTCGTTCCAGCGGGAGTTCATGGCCGAACACGATGTTCCCGGCTGTCCCGACTTCGAGGTGTTCGAGGATGGCGAGGCGGCCTGCGAGTATATCGACGAGTACGACGGCGATCTCGTCATCAAGCCCGCCGGGCTGACGGGCGGCAAGGGCGTCAAGGTGATCGGCGACCAGGTCACCGCCGAGGAGGGGAAAGCGTACATCCGTGACTCGGAGTACGACCGGATCGTCCTCGAGGAGCGCCTCGTCGGCGAGGAGTTCACGATCCAGGGCTTCGTGGCGAACGGCTCGCTCCGGATCACGCCCGCGGTGCAGGACCACAAGCGCGCCTACGAGGGCGACGAAGGGCCGAACACGGGCGGAATGGGCAGTTACAGTGACTCCAGCTTCCAGTTGCCGTTCATGACGAAAGCCGACTCGGCCGAGGCGCTCGATATCATGCGCTCGGTCGTCGACGCACTGGCTGGCTACAAGGGCGTCCTCTACGGACAGTTCATGCTCACTGCCGAGGGGGTCAAGGTCGTCGAGTTCAACGCCCGCTTTGGCGATCCCGAGGCGATGAACACCCTGCCCGTCCTCGAAACCGACTTCCTCGACGTGCTGACGGCGGCCCGCAATGGCAAAGCGCTGCCCGAACTCGCCTTCGACGCGCAGGCGACCGTCTGCAAGTACGCGGTGCCCGACGGCTACCCCACCGATCCCGATGCGGGCGCACTGGTGACCATCGACGAGGATTCTGCGGGCGATGCCCTGCTGTACTACGCCAGCGTCGACGCCCGCGAGGACGGCATCTACACGACGACGTCGCGATCCTACGCCGTCGTCGGCGTCGCCGATACGATCAGCGAGGCCGAGGAGATGGCCGAGGACGCCCTCGAACGCGCCGGAACCGAGGGACTGCGTGTCCGTCACGACATCGGCAAGGAAGATCTCGTCCAGCAGCGGATCGACCACATGGACGAGTTGCGCAGCGAGTAA
- a CDS encoding ABC transporter permease — translation MSTLTRIRSEFHASWHSFLRRRTAVFFTFFFPVLLIIIFGALVRTDPGGGGLFTEPAEYYVPGYVAVVVLFTPLSRLGSTVARHRDGNRFEKLATTPLSKTEWLAAHTLVNVVIIGIASLLVLVLVAVLTGATLPLSPLLVPFIVAGVVLFCGVGAMLGSYTESQDGAIAASNSIGLPLLFLSDTFVPPDLLPEWFGPLMELSPLTYFARGVRALSTGGDPLADLAVLSVLAVVFFALGAYSLPQAD, via the coding sequence GTGAGCACACTCACCCGCATCCGATCAGAGTTTCACGCCTCCTGGCACTCCTTTTTGCGCCGCCGGACAGCCGTCTTTTTCACCTTCTTTTTCCCCGTTCTGCTGATCATCATCTTCGGCGCGCTCGTCCGGACCGATCCGGGCGGCGGCGGGCTCTTCACCGAGCCCGCGGAGTACTACGTCCCCGGCTACGTCGCCGTCGTCGTCCTCTTTACACCCCTCTCCCGGCTCGGCTCGACGGTCGCCCGCCACCGTGACGGGAACCGCTTCGAGAAGCTGGCGACGACGCCGCTCTCGAAAACTGAGTGGCTGGCCGCACACACGCTGGTCAACGTCGTGATTATCGGCATTGCCAGCCTGCTCGTGCTCGTGCTCGTCGCCGTCCTCACGGGGGCGACGCTTCCCCTCTCGCCACTGCTGGTTCCGTTCATCGTCGCTGGCGTCGTGCTGTTCTGTGGCGTCGGCGCGATGCTCGGCAGCTACACGGAATCACAGGACGGCGCGATTGCGGCCTCGAACTCGATCGGCCTTCCCCTCCTCTTTCTCTCGGATACCTTCGTCCCGCCCGACCTCCTGCCGGAGTGGTTCGGGCCGCTGATGGAGCTATCCCCACTCACGTACTTCGCACGCGGCGTCCGGGCGCTCTCGACCGGCGGCGACCCGCTCGCCGATCTCGCGGTGCTCTCGGTCCTCGCGGTCGTCTTCTTCGCGCTCGGCGCGTACTCGCTCCCGCAGGCGGATTGA
- a CDS encoding aminotransferase class III-fold pyridoxal phosphate-dependent enzyme, with translation MDRETAEPVVTDIPGDRADQWVQYHHEFAAPSTYVYEFVWDVTGESIGPFCTDVDGNVLLDFTAHVAASPLGYNNPKITRAMEGFDIPEPTKIAGQDFYASGGWPPEDPEFPGPTQLMERLVSASDGLDQVFLSNTGAEAVENAIKICYADRGHRGVTFDGAFHGRTLGALSLNRSKAVHRKGYPEVPGIISVPYCTCEEECTCGWVTDGPAGNALGDKLHPEHGVIDPEEVAYIILEPIQGEGGYRIPSDRFLEDIAEIRDRYGIHVIADEIQSGLGRTGEFWAIEHTPLEPDVIASAKGLRVGATVGRAEVFPDETGRLSSTWGAGDFLSALQGVATIDAIEEYDLQENATRRGRQAKELLSDAYLPGVEDIRGRGLMLAVEFDTKERREDVVRAALSRGLLTLGCGHKTLRLLPPLDVTEREIELGVELLAAATQDAA, from the coding sequence ATGGACAGAGAGACAGCCGAGCCCGTCGTTACTGACATCCCCGGTGATCGGGCAGACCAGTGGGTCCAGTATCACCACGAGTTTGCCGCGCCGAGCACGTACGTCTACGAGTTCGTCTGGGACGTGACAGGCGAGTCGATCGGACCCTTCTGTACCGATGTCGACGGCAACGTCCTGCTGGATTTCACCGCTCACGTCGCCGCGTCGCCGCTGGGCTACAATAACCCGAAGATCACGCGCGCGATGGAGGGGTTCGATATCCCGGAACCGACGAAGATCGCCGGGCAAGACTTCTACGCCAGCGGCGGCTGGCCGCCCGAGGATCCCGAGTTCCCCGGCCCCACTCAACTGATGGAGCGACTCGTTTCTGCCTCGGACGGACTCGATCAGGTGTTCCTCTCGAACACGGGCGCGGAGGCCGTCGAGAACGCCATCAAGATCTGCTATGCCGACCGGGGCCATCGTGGCGTGACCTTCGATGGAGCCTTTCACGGTCGGACGCTCGGGGCGCTCTCGCTCAACCGCTCGAAGGCGGTCCATCGCAAGGGATATCCCGAGGTGCCCGGCATCATCAGCGTCCCCTACTGCACCTGCGAGGAGGAGTGTACCTGTGGGTGGGTTACCGACGGTCCTGCTGGCAACGCCCTGGGCGACAAACTGCATCCGGAGCACGGCGTCATCGACCCCGAGGAAGTCGCCTACATTATTCTGGAGCCGATTCAGGGCGAGGGTGGCTATCGGATCCCCTCGGATCGGTTTCTGGAAGATATCGCCGAAATCCGCGACCGGTATGGCATCCACGTCATCGCCGACGAGATCCAGTCAGGGCTGGGTCGGACCGGCGAGTTCTGGGCGATCGAGCACACGCCGCTCGAACCGGACGTCATCGCCAGCGCGAAGGGCCTGCGCGTCGGCGCGACCGTCGGGCGCGCGGAGGTCTTCCCCGACGAGACGGGACGGCTCTCCTCGACGTGGGGTGCGGGCGATTTCCTCTCGGCACTCCAGGGCGTCGCGACGATCGACGCCATCGAGGAGTACGACTTGCAGGAGAACGCGACCCGACGCGGGCGACAGGCAAAGGAACTGCTCTCGGATGCCTACCTGCCGGGTGTCGAGGACATCCGCGGGCGCGGCCTGATGCTCGCCGTCGAGTTCGACACGAAAGAGAGGCGTGAAGACGTGGTGCGTGCCGCGCTCTCTCGCGGCCTGCTGACGCTTGGCTGTGGCCACAAAACCCTTCGATTGCTACCTCCGCTCGACGTCACCGAGCGCGAGATCGAGCTGGGCGTGGAGTTGCTCGCCGCGGCAACACAGGACGCGGCCTGA
- a CDS encoding MgtC/SapB family protein translates to MSSPLDSTVFRIALAAALGLFLGLEREWSQKSAGIRTFSLISLLGAVFVVLDQVALLVVGGVLVIAQGVLLAVEGLVEDNEEGLSLTTSVSMLVAYGVGALVASGFLIEGVTVAVLSSLLLVLKRELHDIAWGLSREELRSATEFAILAFVVYPLLPADPIDIDLGTTTVAFEPRVAWLMVVLVAGIGIVNYAVVETYGGRGIAVTGFFGGLASSAAVVGTMIDHVSQRPEATAYAVTAVLLANAAMALRNLGIAVVFTIDGGLLYGAIVPLGAIVIGSVLIALVVADWSGEVELELDNPFSLRNALAFGAVFTLVLLAGAVAEVELGRLGFYATAAATGLISSAGATASAVLLYRVGEISADTAVIAILLATAASVLVKVGLAAAGPNRAFAVQVAGWSAVLLAAAGGATAVVVLV, encoded by the coding sequence ATGTCGTCACCACTCGACAGCACGGTCTTTCGGATCGCGCTCGCCGCTGCACTGGGGCTGTTTCTCGGCCTCGAACGGGAGTGGTCACAGAAGTCCGCAGGAATCCGGACCTTTTCGTTGATTAGCCTGCTGGGTGCGGTGTTTGTCGTCCTCGATCAGGTCGCCCTGCTCGTCGTTGGCGGCGTTCTCGTGATCGCTCAGGGCGTGTTGCTGGCCGTCGAGGGACTCGTCGAGGACAACGAGGAAGGGCTGAGCCTCACGACGTCCGTCTCGATGCTGGTCGCCTACGGCGTCGGCGCGCTCGTCGCCTCGGGCTTTCTGATCGAGGGCGTCACGGTGGCCGTGCTCTCCTCGCTGTTGCTCGTTCTGAAACGGGAGCTACACGATATCGCGTGGGGGCTCTCCCGTGAGGAGCTACGGTCGGCGACGGAGTTCGCCATTCTCGCGTTCGTGGTCTACCCGCTCTTGCCCGCCGATCCGATCGATATCGACCTCGGGACGACCACCGTGGCCTTCGAACCGCGTGTGGCCTGGCTGATGGTCGTCCTCGTCGCCGGAATCGGCATTGTCAATTACGCTGTTGTCGAGACCTACGGCGGGCGGGGCATCGCAGTGACGGGCTTTTTCGGCGGGCTCGCCTCCTCGGCGGCAGTGGTCGGGACAATGATCGACCACGTGAGCCAGCGCCCCGAGGCCACGGCGTACGCGGTTACTGCCGTCCTGCTGGCCAACGCGGCGATGGCGCTCCGGAACCTGGGGATCGCGGTCGTCTTCACCATCGACGGGGGGCTGCTATACGGCGCGATCGTCCCGCTCGGTGCGATCGTGATCGGATCAGTGCTGATCGCGCTCGTCGTTGCCGACTGGTCCGGCGAGGTCGAACTGGAGCTCGACAACCCCTTCTCGCTGCGAAACGCGCTGGCCTTTGGCGCGGTGTTTACGCTCGTATTGCTGGCCGGAGCCGTCGCCGAAGTCGAACTCGGTCGGCTCGGCTTTTACGCTACCGCGGCGGCGACCGGGCTCATCTCCAGTGCAGGTGCAACGGCCTCGGCCGTCCTGCTGTACCGCGTCGGCGAGATCAGCGCGGACACCGCCGTCATCGCCATTCTGCTTGCGACAGCAGCGAGCGTGCTCGTCAAGGTCGGCCTCGCTGCCGCCGGGCCGAATCGAGCGTTCGCGGTCCAGGTTGCAGGCTGGAGCGCGGTACTGCTGGCGGCCGCAGGCGGGGCAACCGCCGTTGTCGTGCTCGTCTAA
- a CDS encoding glutathione S-transferase N-terminal domain-containing protein, translated as MSDLILYELTGCPFCAKVTSKLDELDLEYESREVPRSHSERTEVEEVSGQTGVPVLIDEAQGVHGMPESDDIVAHLEEHYD; from the coding sequence ATGTCGGACCTGATACTGTACGAACTCACGGGCTGTCCGTTCTGTGCGAAAGTAACGTCGAAACTAGACGAACTCGACCTGGAGTACGAGTCCCGTGAGGTGCCGCGAAGCCACTCCGAGCGAACCGAGGTCGAAGAGGTCAGTGGCCAGACCGGCGTGCCGGTATTGATCGACGAGGCTCAGGGCGTCCACGGGATGCCCGAAAGCGATGATATCGTCGCCCACCTTGAAGAACACTACGACTAG
- a CDS encoding NCS2 family permease, translated as MAVDQVANFFGFEEHDTDIRTEILAGVTTFLAMSYIIVVNPAILSTAIEIENYSETQIFQMIAIATILASVVATLVMALYAKRPFGLAPGMGLNAFFTYTVVVGLGIPWQTALAAVFVEGILFIILTAVGARKYVINLFPEPVKYAVGAGIGVFLLFIGLQEMNVIVSEPETLVQLGDIASDPFAILGVLGIAFTLILWSRDVTGSIVIGILATTVAGWLVAAANLTDPENVVDEGLYTTFSQDGILTGLWELVVTVQYDITPLAGAFVDGLSDIDPVTFLFVMLTFFFVDFFDTAGTLIGVAQFGDFLDDEGELPEMEKPLMADAVGTTFGAMVGTSTVTTYIESSTGIEEGGRSGFTALVVAACFVLALPFVALVSVIPDYASFLALVVVGVIMFQGVTDIDWTHPAWAISGTLTITIMPLTYSIADGLAAGIIAYPIVKAAMGEGPDVRLGQWVLAVLLIAYYVLQTGGFIL; from the coding sequence ATGGCAGTGGATCAAGTAGCGAACTTCTTCGGCTTCGAGGAGCACGACACAGACATACGAACCGAGATACTGGCTGGCGTGACGACGTTCCTGGCGATGTCGTACATTATCGTCGTCAATCCAGCAATTCTCTCGACTGCTATCGAGATAGAAAACTACAGCGAAACACAGATTTTCCAGATGATTGCCATCGCGACAATCCTGGCGTCGGTGGTGGCGACGCTCGTTATGGCGCTGTACGCCAAGCGACCGTTCGGACTCGCCCCGGGGATGGGTCTGAACGCGTTCTTTACCTACACGGTTGTCGTCGGTCTCGGTATTCCATGGCAGACAGCACTTGCAGCGGTGTTTGTTGAGGGTATTCTGTTCATTATCCTCACGGCAGTCGGTGCACGAAAGTACGTTATCAATCTCTTTCCGGAACCGGTCAAATATGCTGTCGGGGCCGGTATCGGCGTCTTCTTGCTCTTTATTGGACTTCAGGAGATGAATGTCATTGTCTCCGAGCCGGAGACCCTCGTTCAGCTCGGTGACATTGCCTCGGATCCTTTCGCAATTCTGGGCGTGCTGGGGATCGCCTTTACGCTGATCCTCTGGTCGCGTGACGTTACAGGATCGATCGTTATCGGTATCCTCGCGACAACTGTCGCTGGATGGCTCGTCGCTGCGGCGAACCTCACGGATCCCGAGAACGTGGTCGATGAAGGACTGTACACAACGTTCAGCCAGGACGGTATTCTGACAGGCCTCTGGGAGCTGGTAGTCACCGTCCAGTATGACATCACTCCTCTCGCTGGGGCGTTCGTTGATGGTCTGAGTGACATCGATCCAGTCACCTTCCTCTTTGTGATGCTGACGTTCTTCTTCGTGGATTTCTTCGACACAGCAGGGACGCTGATCGGTGTCGCCCAGTTCGGTGACTTCCTCGACGACGAAGGCGAGCTACCGGAGATGGAAAAACCCCTCATGGCTGACGCAGTCGGTACGACCTTCGGTGCGATGGTCGGTACTTCGACCGTGACGACCTACATCGAGTCCTCGACTGGGATCGAGGAAGGCGGTCGCAGCGGGTTCACAGCGCTCGTAGTCGCCGCCTGTTTCGTGCTGGCGCTTCCATTCGTCGCGCTCGTCTCAGTCATCCCCGATTACGCTTCGTTCCTCGCGCTGGTCGTCGTCGGCGTCATCATGTTCCAGGGCGTCACCGACATCGACTGGACCCACCCCGCGTGGGCCATCTCGGGCACGCTCACGATCACGATCATGCCTCTGACGTACTCTATCGCGGATGGTCTTGCAGCCGGGATCATCGCGTACCCAATCGTCAAGGCCGCGATGGGCGAAGGTCCGGACGTCCGGCTCGGCCAGTGGGTGCTTGCGGTGCTGCTGATCGCCTACTACGTGCTCCAGACTGGCGGGTTCATCCTCTGA